In Streptomyces rapamycinicus NRRL 5491, the genomic stretch GTCGTAGTAGATGAACTGGCCGAGCGCGCCCAGGCCGTCGTCCTTGCCCTGCTTGACGGCCGGGTTGAAGTAGACGCGGTCGCGCTCGTGCTCCTGGGCGTCCTGGAACGCCTTGTCGGCGGCGGCCTTCTTCCAGTCCTTGGTGAAGTTCGGGTCCAGGCCGTCGTGGGAGTCGCCGCCGTTGACCTCGCGCAGCGCGGGGAGGTACTTGGCCAGGACGTTGCCGGGCTTCTGCTGGTTGTAGTACTCGACGAGTTCCAGCATGTCGCCTGTGCCGGAGCAGAATCCGATGATGCCCGCGGTGTAGCCGCGGCCGTCGCCTATGTCCTCGATGTACTTGAACTGGGCGCGCCAGTCGAGCGAGGAGTTCTCGGCGCTGGAGACCAGCTTCATGGCGATCTCCTTCTTCGCCGGGTCGTCCAGGTTGCTCGCCGCCGCGGCCTTGTGCGCCGAGTGGGTGTGGCGCGCGTCCGACGAGGATGGCAGATGGTCGGACGCCTGCCCGACTCCGACGCCGGTGAAGACGAGCGCGGCCGGTACCGTGACGGCCACCGCCGCGAGGCCGATCCTCCTGTGCATGAGGGACATGGGGACTCCGTTCCTTGTCGACTGTGGGGGAAGTGCGCGCGGCCGCCCCAGGGCGCGCCGGGGCAGCCCCGGCCCCTGAGGCGATCCGTTAGGAACCTTTCCTAACCATTCAAGCGAGCACGTCGTGTCCACCACAAGGGTTTCGACGCCATTCAGCGCCATTCGACAAAGAGGCAACCCGTGTCGTACCGCCTGGGGAGGCGGCGCCAACCCCCGTGTTACGACTGGGGGATGGGCATCGCGGGGTCCGCGCCGCCGGTCGCCCCGGGACGCTTTCCGGTCGCTCCCGGAGCCCCGGCGCCGGACGGTCCGGCGGGAGCGGCCGGCTCGGCCGCGCCCTCGGCCGCGGCCGGCACCTCCGTCACCGGCCGTGCCGCGATCGCCCGCCACCACGGCTCCAGCGGCAGCCCGCGCTCCGGCTCGAACGGCTGGCCGGGACGCGGCACGGTCACGGTCGCCCCGGCCTCCTTCCCCGCCGCCACCGTGCCCTCGGCGGGCTCCTCCCACGGATGCGGGGCGAGGTTGAAGGTGCCCCAGTGGATCGGCAGCATGATCCCCCGCGCCGGGTCCCCGCCCTGGAGATCGAGATGGGCCCGCACGCCCTCCTCGGGGGTCATGTGGATGTCGGGCCAGTAATCGGAGTAGGCACCGATCTGGATCATGGTCGCGTCGAACGGCCCGTACGCCGCGCCGATCTCCGCGAAGCCGGAGAAGTAGCCGGTGTCCCCGCTGTGGTAGATCCGGCGCCCGGAACCGGCCACCACCCAGGAGGCCCACAGGGTGTGCTGGGTGTTGCGCAGCCCGCGACCGCAGAAGTGGCGGGCCGGGGTGGCGGTGAGCGTGAGCCCGGCGACCTCGGTGGACTCGTGCCAGTCCAGCTCGGTCATCCGCTCGGCCGGGACGCCCCAGCGCTCCAGATGTGCCCCCACCCCGAGCGGGACGACGAACATCGCGTGGCTCCGCACCAGCGCCCGGATCGTGGGCATGTCCAGATGGTCGTAGTGATCATGGGAGATGACCACCGCGTCCACCGGCGCCAGCTCCCGCAGCGGCACCGGCACCGGGTGCAACCGCTTGGGCCCCACCATCGAGAAGGGCGAACAGCGCTGTCCCCAGACGGGGTCGAACAGCACCCGCCGCCCGTCGATCTCCGCGAGCACGCTGGAGTGCCCCATCCAGGTCAGCCGCAGCCCGGAGGCGGGCGGGGTGGCCAGATCGGCGACGGTGGTGGGGTGCACCGGCACGGTCCCGGCCGGGGCCCGGCGGACGCGCTCCTCCTTGCGGAAGTAGGTCGACGCGAACTTCAGCATCGAGCCGGACGGGACGGTGCGGGCCCCCACCGGGTTGACGAACACACCGTTCGCGAAGTTCGGCGACCGCCGGATGCGCTCCATCCGCTCCCCGCTGGGATCCGCCCCGAAGGCGGCGGGGCGCAGGGTGGCGGTGAGCCGGGATCGTGTCGGATGGGAGCCGGTCACGGGGCCTCCAGGGTGAGAGGGCGGGAGCACTCCAACGCGCGGTGCCGTTGGGCTGCAATGACACAACTCTTACGAGGGGTGACCTTGTTCCGGAACAACGCGCTCGGCCACTGGGCCGACACCCTCGGTCCCGTCATGGCCGAGCTTGTCGTCCACCTGCCGGGCGGCGTCGCCCCTCAGCGCGTCGGTCTCGCGGGCGAACCTCTCGCACCAGGTGATCTGCCGCTCGCCGTCCCGGGCGAGGGTGCGGGCGGGCTCCCGGGCCACCTCGCCGGACAGGGGAGAGAGTAGCGGGGGTGCCCGCCACCACCAGGCTGGTGTGCGGCGGCGGAGCGGCGCACCTCAATTTCCTCGCTTCCGACCGGATGGCCGCTCACCGAGTGGCAGCTGACCGGACGGCCTCAACGGCCGATCAGTACCGATCAGCTGCCGATCATCAGCCGGTCAGCAGCTCAGGTTGGAGCCGGGGGTGGTGCCGAGTATCTGGACGAACCGCTGGTAGGCGTCTATTCGGCTCTGCACCTGGCCGGGGTTGCCGCCGTTGCACTCCAGGCTGCCGTTGATCGCGCGGATGGTCTCGCCGAAGCCGCGCTGGTTGACCATGGCGTCGTGCGGGGTCATCGAACCGGCCCCCCGCTGGGTGTTCCAGAACCACAGGGCGGTCTTCCAGGACACCGCGGCGTCCCGCTCCACCAGCCAGGGGTTGCCGAGCAGATCGATGCCGAGCGCGTCGCCCGCGGCCTTGTAGTTGAAGTTCCAGCTGAGCTGGATCGGTCCGCGGCCGTAGTACGCCGCCTGGCCCGCGGGGCAGCCGTAGGGCTGGTTCCCGTCGCAGTAGTGCGGGTAGTTGGAGGTGTTCTGCTCCACGATGTGGACCAGGCCGCCGGTCTCGTGGTTGACGTTCGCCAGGAAGGCGGCCGCCTCCTGCTTCTTGACGGTGTCGCTGCCGGTGTTGGCGAAGCCGGGGTAGGCGCTCAGGGCGGCGGTCAGGCCCTGGTAGGTGTAGAACGAGTTCCGGTTCGGGAACATCTGGTTGAACTGCGCCTCGCTCACCACGAAGCCGCTCGGGTTCTGGCCCTCGCCGCCGCAGTTGTAGGGCTCCCAGTACCAGGTGCTGATCACCGGGTCATAGCCCGGGTTGTCGTGCTCCGCGCGGTAGTACTTGCCGTCGGTGTACCGGACGATGTCGCCGGTCACGTACGGCTTGCCCGCCGCCCAGTTCGGGTAGTCGCAGGCCGCCTGGGCGGTCGTTCCCGCCGCTGAGGCCGAGGCCGAAGCCATGGGCATGACAAGCACACTCGCACACACCGCCGCGGTCGCCGCGAGCGGCACCAGAACACGTCGTCTCCACATGGGGCCGATCTCCTTCGCGTGGGGGGCCCTGGAACTCTGAGGGACACTCAAGCGGTTTGGTCTATACCAGTCAAGGTATAGGCCAAACCTTTGTGCCGAGATGAGCAATTGGGCCGCCCGTGAAGCAATTCCGGGCGTACGAAGGTGATCTGATCCAGGATCAGGTCTCGCGCTCGGGGCGCCGAGTGGACCGCGCTGGACCCGCTCTTCGGCTACAGCCGCCATCCGCACCGAAGCGCCGGTCCGCCATGCCGGACCGGCGCCTCGGTGATCTCGGTGGACGGCGACGGCACGGTGCGCCGCCGCCGTTTCGTCCCTACGGAACTGGGCAATCTCTACGACGGGTCGTACCGCGCGGCGCTACGGCCCCGCCGGTGCCCGCTGGCCGTCTGCGACTGCCACATCGGCTATGTGCACCTGGAGTCGCTTCCGCTGTACGACGTGTTCGCGGGCGGTGTGCTGGAACGCGTCCCGGCGCCGCCCCCGCCGGTCGGTTCGTGGTCGGTCGGTCACACTGTTTCCCCCTCGATCCCCATGGTCACGATGAGCGTCACAGAACCGGACGTCACACAGGACGTCACAGGAACAGAAAGTCCGCCTCCCCGGCCTTCGCGCTCTGGATGAAGCGTTTCATCTCCAGATGCGTGTAGATCAGGGCCGGTCCGTCCGGATCGGTCGACTGGCGCAGCGCCACCCGTCCGTCCGTCAGTCTCATCGCCTCGACGCAGCTTCCCCCATTGCCACCGCTCCATGGCTTGTGCCAGCCCTCGCTGCCGAGTTCCGTTGCCGGCATGCCGCTGTAGACGCGGTTCCCGCATATGCGATCCATCGTTCAGATCTCCTTGCGAATGCGACTCAGAATCGCCTGAGTCGTCTGTGCAGGCGCGGCCTGCGCGCACATCCGGTCCAGGGCCTCCAGGAATGCCGATACGTCATCGCGCTGGTCGAAGTAGGAGCCGCTGACCAGCGACTCCGTATACGCGATATCCGGCAGCTCCGGGATCGGGAACCGGAAGATATGGAAGGGTCCGTACATCGCCGGGTGCGGACCGGCGTCGAACGGCATGATCTGCAAGCGGATATGAGGCGCCTCGGCCTCCTCGATGAGCCGTGTGATCTGGGCACGCATGGTCTCGGCGCCGCCGATGGGGCGGCGCACCACCGTCTCGTCCATGACCACCCACAGCATCGGCGGGTTGTCCCGGGTGAGCAGCGCCTGACGTTCCATGCGGAGGGCGACGTTACGCTCGATCTCCGATTCGGGCGCATGCGGCATGCCCGCGCGGAGCACCGCGCGGGCGTAGCCCTCGGTCTGCAGCAGCCCCGGGATGTAGTGCGGCTCGTAGGCCCGGATCAGATTGGCCTCGACCTCCAGGCTGACGAAGGTGTTGAACCACTCCGGCAGGACGTCGCGGAACCGGTGCCACCAGCCGGCCTTGTTGGCCTCGCGCGCGAGGGAGAGGAACCCCTCGACCTCCTCGGGGTCGATGACGCCGTACGTCCGCAGCAGCTTCTCGACGTACGGGAGCTTCAGGCCGACCTCGGCCTTCTCCATCCGCCGGATCGTGGCATGGGTGACGTCCAGGGCGCGCCCGGCCTGTTCGAATGACAGCCCGGCCTTCTCCCGAAGGTCCTGGAGCCGTTTTCCGAGCACGACTCGCAGGACGGTCGGGGCTCCGCCCGCCCGCGCATCCGCCACTACCGTCCCCCTCCAAGTACCTTCACGACACAGCAGTCTGGCATGGGCTCAGCATTCCGAACAGCCTGCGCTTGCGATTCTGTAATTTACAGATTGAACCTTGCCATACGCGAGCGTGACAGAGCATAGTGTCGGCGTGGCTCCTTCCTATGAGGCTCTCCGGTTAGGGCGCGGCGGCACCGTGGTCGCTCCGCCCCGCCACGACGTGTTTCGTCTGCCGGCGCTGAGCACGTCCGTCGCCGAGGCGAGAAGGCATGTCGTCCGGCGGCTGGGCTCATGGGGCATCGACCAGGACACCCGGGACAGCGCGGAATTGATCGTCTCCGAGCTCTTCACCAACGCGGTGCGCCACACCTCCAGCGAGGACGTCCGCTGCTCACTCCAGCTCATAGGCACCCGGCTGCGGCTGGAGGTGGCCGACCAGGGCTGTGCGCGCACGGTGCCCGAGGCCCGCTCGGTGAGCGCGGACCAGGAGGGCGGCCGCGGGCTGATGCTGGTGGAGGCCATGTCGGAGGCCTGGGGGGTCAGGCCGAACCAGGGGGGCGCGGGCCGCGCCGTCTGGGCCTACCTGGCGATATAGCGGCCCTGCGGCAACCACACGACGGACGAGCGGTGCCGAGGGAATAGGGGCAGCGACAGCGCACCGGGCGGTCAGCCTCGGGGCGCCAACGGGGGTCTGC encodes the following:
- a CDS encoding chitosanase codes for the protein MSLMHRRIGLAAVAVTVPAALVFTGVGVGQASDHLPSSSDARHTHSAHKAAAASNLDDPAKKEIAMKLVSSAENSSLDWRAQFKYIEDIGDGRGYTAGIIGFCSGTGDMLELVEYYNQQKPGNVLAKYLPALREVNGGDSHDGLDPNFTKDWKKAAADKAFQDAQEHERDRVYFNPAVKQGKDDGLGALGQFIYYDAIVMHGPGDSKYSFGGIRKTALSKAKPPAQGGNETTYLNAFLDARKEAMKSEEAHSDTSRVDTEQRKFLNEKNFDLAPPLKWKVYGDPYEINS
- a CDS encoding ATP-binding protein, with amino-acid sequence MAPSYEALRLGRGGTVVAPPRHDVFRLPALSTSVAEARRHVVRRLGSWGIDQDTRDSAELIVSELFTNAVRHTSSEDVRCSLQLIGTRLRLEVADQGCARTVPEARSVSADQEGGRGLMLVEAMSEAWGVRPNQGGAGRAVWAYLAI
- a CDS encoding MBL fold metallo-hydrolase, whose amino-acid sequence is MTGSHPTRSRLTATLRPAAFGADPSGERMERIRRSPNFANGVFVNPVGARTVPSGSMLKFASTYFRKEERVRRAPAGTVPVHPTTVADLATPPASGLRLTWMGHSSVLAEIDGRRVLFDPVWGQRCSPFSMVGPKRLHPVPVPLRELAPVDAVVISHDHYDHLDMPTIRALVRSHAMFVVPLGVGAHLERWGVPAERMTELDWHESTEVAGLTLTATPARHFCGRGLRNTQHTLWASWVVAGSGRRIYHSGDTGYFSGFAEIGAAYGPFDATMIQIGAYSDYWPDIHMTPEEGVRAHLDLQGGDPARGIMLPIHWGTFNLAPHPWEEPAEGTVAAGKEAGATVTVPRPGQPFEPERGLPLEPWWRAIAARPVTEVPAAAEGAAEPAAPAGPSGAGAPGATGKRPGATGGADPAMPIPQS
- a CDS encoding DUF397 domain-containing protein translates to MDRICGNRVYSGMPATELGSEGWHKPWSGGNGGSCVEAMRLTDGRVALRQSTDPDGPALIYTHLEMKRFIQSAKAGEADFLFL
- a CDS encoding glycoside hydrolase family 19 protein, which produces MWRRRVLVPLAATAAVCASVLVMPMASASASAAGTTAQAACDYPNWAAGKPYVTGDIVRYTDGKYYRAEHDNPGYDPVISTWYWEPYNCGGEGQNPSGFVVSEAQFNQMFPNRNSFYTYQGLTAALSAYPGFANTGSDTVKKQEAAAFLANVNHETGGLVHIVEQNTSNYPHYCDGNQPYGCPAGQAAYYGRGPIQLSWNFNYKAAGDALGIDLLGNPWLVERDAAVSWKTALWFWNTQRGAGSMTPHDAMVNQRGFGETIRAINGSLECNGGNPGQVQSRIDAYQRFVQILGTTPGSNLSC
- a CDS encoding helix-turn-helix domain-containing protein — protein: MADARAGGAPTVLRVVLGKRLQDLREKAGLSFEQAGRALDVTHATIRRMEKAEVGLKLPYVEKLLRTYGVIDPEEVEGFLSLAREANKAGWWHRFRDVLPEWFNTFVSLEVEANLIRAYEPHYIPGLLQTEGYARAVLRAGMPHAPESEIERNVALRMERQALLTRDNPPMLWVVMDETVVRRPIGGAETMRAQITRLIEEAEAPHIRLQIMPFDAGPHPAMYGPFHIFRFPIPELPDIAYTESLVSGSYFDQRDDVSAFLEALDRMCAQAAPAQTTQAILSRIRKEI